Proteins found in one Quercus robur chromosome 2, dhQueRobu3.1, whole genome shotgun sequence genomic segment:
- the LOC126713325 gene encoding probable protein phosphatase 2C 8 isoform X2, which yields MDGFIHKRRKREAKAKNGVVKLNSELFSGSISVIGRQRVMEDAVKVVHEFVSVAGNPYHFFGVYDGHGGARVASACKERMHALLEKEVVVEGGGVVVEWEKVMRSCFWKMDEEVRTGGGCGSGGAKVEMVGSTAVVVVVGKEEVVVANCGDSRAVLCRGGVAVPLSRDHKPDRADEMERVEAAGGRILNWNGSRVLGVLATSRSIGDHYLRPYVISEPEVTVTERTELDDFLVIASDGLWDVVSNKFACEVVRRCLDGQIKRRISEVSSETTAGDAAAILAELAMSRGSNDNISVIVVELKK from the exons ATGGATGGATTTATACacaagagaagaaagagagaagcgAAGGCCAAAAACGGGGTCGTAAAGCTCAACTCGGAGTTGTTTTCGGGTTCGATATCGGTGATCGGAAGGCAGAGAGTGATGGAGGACGCGGTGAAGGTGGTGCACGAGTTTGTTTCCGTGGCGGGAAACCCGTACCATTTTTTCGGAGTGTACGATGGGCACGGTGGGGCCAGGGTGGCGAGCGCGTGTAAGGAGAGGATGCACGCGCTGCTGGAGAaggaggtggtggtggagggAGGGGGAGTGGTGGTGGAGTGGGAGAAGGTGATGAGGTCGTGCTTTTGGAAGATGGATGAGGAGGTGAGGACTGGAGGTGGTTGCGGTAGTGGTGGGGCGAAGGTGGAGATGGTGGGGTCCACGGCGGTGGTAGTGGTGGTTGGGAAGGAGGAGGTAGTGGTGGCTAATTGTGGAGACTCGAGAGCTGTGCTGTGTCGCGGCGGTGTCGCCGTGCCACTGTCACGTGATCATAAG CCGGACAGAGCTGATGAAATGGAGAGAGTGGAAGCAGCAGGAGGAAGGATCTTAAACTGGAATGGCTCTCGTGTCCTTGGTGTACTTGCTACTTCAAGATCTATAG GAGATCACTATTTGAGGCCATATGTGATATCCGAACCAGAGGTCACTGTCACAGAGCGAACTGAGTTAGATGACTTCCTTGTAATAGCCAGTGATGGTCTATGGGATGTTGTCTCAAACAAGTTTGCCTGCGAGGTCGTAAGAAGATGTCTTGATGGCCAAATCAAGCGGAGGATTTCAGAGGTGTCGAGTGAAACTACTGCTGGAGATGCTGCAGCAATTCTAGCAGAGCTGGCAATGTCTCGGGGGAGCAATGACAATATCAGTGTCATAGTAGTGGAGTTGAAGAAGTGA
- the LOC126713325 gene encoding probable protein phosphatase 2C 8 isoform X1, with the protein MDGFIHKRRKREAKAKNGVVKLNSELFSGSISVIGRQRVMEDAVKVVHEFVSVAGNPYHFFGVYDGHGGARVASACKERMHALLEKEVVVEGGGVVVEWEKVMRSCFWKMDEEVRTGGGCGSGGAKVEMVGSTAVVVVVGKEEVVVANCGDSRAVLCRGGVAVPLSRDHKLLLVQPDRADEMERVEAAGGRILNWNGSRVLGVLATSRSIGDHYLRPYVISEPEVTVTERTELDDFLVIASDGLWDVVSNKFACEVVRRCLDGQIKRRISEVSSETTAGDAAAILAELAMSRGSNDNISVIVVELKK; encoded by the exons ATGGATGGATTTATACacaagagaagaaagagagaagcgAAGGCCAAAAACGGGGTCGTAAAGCTCAACTCGGAGTTGTTTTCGGGTTCGATATCGGTGATCGGAAGGCAGAGAGTGATGGAGGACGCGGTGAAGGTGGTGCACGAGTTTGTTTCCGTGGCGGGAAACCCGTACCATTTTTTCGGAGTGTACGATGGGCACGGTGGGGCCAGGGTGGCGAGCGCGTGTAAGGAGAGGATGCACGCGCTGCTGGAGAaggaggtggtggtggagggAGGGGGAGTGGTGGTGGAGTGGGAGAAGGTGATGAGGTCGTGCTTTTGGAAGATGGATGAGGAGGTGAGGACTGGAGGTGGTTGCGGTAGTGGTGGGGCGAAGGTGGAGATGGTGGGGTCCACGGCGGTGGTAGTGGTGGTTGGGAAGGAGGAGGTAGTGGTGGCTAATTGTGGAGACTCGAGAGCTGTGCTGTGTCGCGGCGGTGTCGCCGTGCCACTGTCACGTGATCATAAG TTACTTCTTGTGCAGCCGGACAGAGCTGATGAAATGGAGAGAGTGGAAGCAGCAGGAGGAAGGATCTTAAACTGGAATGGCTCTCGTGTCCTTGGTGTACTTGCTACTTCAAGATCTATAG GAGATCACTATTTGAGGCCATATGTGATATCCGAACCAGAGGTCACTGTCACAGAGCGAACTGAGTTAGATGACTTCCTTGTAATAGCCAGTGATGGTCTATGGGATGTTGTCTCAAACAAGTTTGCCTGCGAGGTCGTAAGAAGATGTCTTGATGGCCAAATCAAGCGGAGGATTTCAGAGGTGTCGAGTGAAACTACTGCTGGAGATGCTGCAGCAATTCTAGCAGAGCTGGCAATGTCTCGGGGGAGCAATGACAATATCAGTGTCATAGTAGTGGAGTTGAAGAAGTGA